In Microbacterium cremeum, a genomic segment contains:
- a CDS encoding glycosyl hydrolase 53 family protein, translating into MTHPSPSRRLRRALTAVAASVAVVGTGAFAVPAASAGATGPVDAGIFVDAVDGLAEDFAMGVDVSTVLSLEESGVVFRDAAGTPSDLFEVLADHGVNSVRVRVWNDPYDAEGRGYGGGTVDVDRAVRIGERATAAGLDVLVDFHYSDFWADPARQLVPKAWAQLSDADTVAALHDFTADALQRFADAGVDVRMVQIGNETNNAIAGHTRPGRQIDAQFAALVSAGSAAVREVLPDALVAVHFTNPETQGRYATYAAGLDAFGVDYDVFASSYYPYWHGSIDNLTAVLSQIATAYGKQVIVAETSWAHTLEDGDGYPNVIGAGGITGHYPASVQGQAWELRDVIAAVAAVGEAGIGVYYWEPAWLPVGPASEIETNRLLWEQFGSGWATSAASDYDPLHVGQYYGGSAWDNQSLFAWDGTPLESLRTFSYVRTGAVAPREIVSVEQVSLVVVDGDPVALPETIEVGYNDGTLEHHALTWSDAVAWIRGAGTYSIPGRTGSGLTVTATVRVDAPNLVENSGFESADMSAWTLTGPAARQETADGFAGDYAVTFWSGSAYQASASQTIAGVPAGTYVLQATTQGTNSPATDVRTLRATTSAGTWSAPLELTVWNDFRTATVPGIVVGDDGVVEISAEFSLSAGAWGVLDEVRLVDAATAGGEQADTTALERALAAAASVDRDRYTAASLAALDDAVAVGEVVVAGSKATTADVKSATKLVEKAIHRLKKVKA; encoded by the coding sequence ATGACTCATCCCTCCCCTTCCCGCCGCCTCCGGCGCGCGCTCACCGCGGTCGCGGCATCCGTCGCCGTCGTCGGCACGGGTGCGTTCGCCGTCCCCGCCGCTTCGGCGGGCGCCACCGGACCAGTCGACGCCGGCATCTTCGTCGACGCGGTCGACGGGCTCGCCGAGGACTTCGCGATGGGGGTCGACGTGTCGACCGTCCTCTCGCTCGAAGAGAGCGGCGTGGTGTTCCGGGATGCCGCGGGCACTCCCTCCGACCTGTTCGAGGTGCTCGCCGACCACGGTGTGAACTCGGTGCGCGTGCGCGTCTGGAACGACCCGTACGACGCCGAGGGCCGCGGCTACGGCGGCGGCACCGTCGACGTCGATCGGGCCGTCCGGATCGGGGAGCGCGCCACCGCCGCCGGGCTGGACGTCCTCGTGGACTTCCACTACTCCGACTTCTGGGCGGACCCCGCCCGCCAGCTGGTGCCGAAGGCGTGGGCGCAGCTCAGCGACGCCGACACCGTCGCCGCGCTCCACGACTTCACCGCCGACGCGCTGCAGCGCTTCGCGGACGCGGGCGTCGATGTGCGGATGGTGCAGATCGGCAACGAGACCAACAACGCCATCGCCGGTCACACCCGGCCCGGCCGGCAGATCGACGCCCAGTTCGCGGCGCTCGTCTCGGCGGGCAGCGCCGCCGTGCGCGAGGTGCTCCCCGACGCCCTCGTCGCCGTGCACTTCACGAACCCCGAGACGCAGGGCCGGTACGCGACCTACGCGGCGGGGCTCGACGCCTTCGGCGTGGACTACGACGTCTTCGCGAGCTCGTACTACCCGTACTGGCACGGCTCGATCGACAACCTGACCGCGGTGCTGTCGCAGATCGCCACGGCCTACGGCAAGCAGGTCATCGTCGCCGAGACCAGCTGGGCGCACACCCTCGAGGACGGCGACGGCTATCCGAACGTCATCGGCGCGGGCGGCATCACCGGCCACTACCCGGCGAGCGTGCAGGGTCAGGCGTGGGAGCTGCGCGATGTGATCGCGGCGGTCGCCGCCGTCGGCGAGGCGGGCATCGGCGTGTACTACTGGGAGCCGGCGTGGCTTCCGGTCGGTCCGGCGTCCGAGATCGAGACGAACCGCCTGCTGTGGGAGCAGTTCGGCTCGGGCTGGGCGACCAGCGCCGCGAGCGACTACGACCCGCTGCACGTCGGGCAGTACTACGGCGGATCGGCGTGGGACAACCAGTCCCTCTTCGCGTGGGACGGCACCCCCCTGGAGTCGCTCAGGACGTTCTCGTACGTGCGCACCGGCGCGGTGGCACCGCGTGAGATCGTGTCGGTCGAGCAGGTGTCGCTCGTCGTCGTCGACGGCGATCCGGTCGCGCTGCCTGAGACGATCGAAGTCGGCTACAACGACGGCACCCTCGAGCACCACGCGCTCACCTGGAGCGACGCGGTCGCGTGGATCCGCGGGGCCGGCACGTACTCGATCCCCGGACGCACCGGCTCGGGGCTCACGGTGACGGCGACCGTGAGGGTGGACGCGCCGAACCTGGTCGAGAACTCGGGGTTCGAGAGCGCCGACATGAGCGCGTGGACGCTCACGGGCCCGGCGGCCCGGCAGGAGACGGCCGACGGCTTCGCGGGCGACTACGCCGTCACCTTCTGGAGCGGATCGGCGTACCAGGCGTCGGCGTCGCAGACCATCGCCGGAGTGCCCGCGGGCACGTATGTGCTGCAGGCGACGACGCAGGGCACCAACAGTCCCGCCACCGACGTGCGGACGCTCCGGGCGACGACGTCGGCGGGCACCTGGAGCGCGCCGCTGGAGCTCACCGTCTGGAACGACTTCCGCACCGCCACGGTGCCCGGGATCGTCGTGGGCGATGACGGAGTCGTCGAGATCTCGGCCGAGTTCTCGTTGTCGGCCGGCGCGTGGGGGGTCCTCGACGAGGTGCGCCTCGTGGACGCGGCGACGGCCGGCGGCGAGCAGGCCGACACGACGGCGCTCGAGCGGGCGCTCGCGGCGGCGGCATCCGTCGATCGCGACCGCTACACCGCCGCCTCGCTCGCCGCCCTCGACGACGCGGTCGCCGTGGGTGAGGTCGTGGTCGCCGGGTCGAAGGCGACCACCGCCGACGTGAAATCGGCCACGAAGCTCGTCGAGAAGGCGATCCACCGCCTCAAGAAGGTCAAGGCGTGA
- a CDS encoding sugar ABC transporter permease: protein MSTSAGATTRTAASAPASAGRVDRRSARRRRWVLEVGWKYLLAVVVIFYAVFPLVYVLSASLNPRGTLAASNALFSVIDLSNYAALAETRFWTWAGNTLLVGGVAAVGAVLMGAAAAYAFSRFRFTGRRASLTGLLIIQMFPQALAFVAIFLMLLALGEVVPALGLNSKIALICVYLGGALGVNTFLMYGFFNTVPIEIDESAKIDGATHAQIFWRLIMPLVTPILAVVALLAFIAAFGDYIIAKIVLVSEDNWTLAVGMYQWVSNQLASNWGLFAAGAVIAAIPVLVLFLSLQRYIVGGLTAGSVKG, encoded by the coding sequence ATGTCCACCTCTGCCGGCGCCACCACGCGCACCGCCGCCTCCGCCCCCGCCTCCGCCGGGCGCGTCGACCGCCGCTCCGCCCGGCGACGCCGCTGGGTGCTCGAGGTCGGCTGGAAGTACCTGCTCGCGGTCGTCGTGATCTTCTACGCGGTGTTCCCGCTCGTGTACGTGCTCTCGGCGTCGCTGAACCCGCGCGGCACGCTGGCGGCCAGCAACGCCCTGTTCAGCGTCATCGACCTGTCGAACTACGCCGCGCTCGCCGAGACGAGGTTCTGGACGTGGGCGGGCAACACGCTGCTCGTCGGCGGCGTCGCCGCGGTCGGCGCGGTGCTCATGGGCGCGGCGGCGGCGTACGCGTTCTCGCGGTTCCGCTTCACCGGCCGTCGCGCGAGCCTCACGGGCCTGCTCATCATCCAGATGTTCCCGCAGGCGCTGGCCTTCGTCGCGATCTTCCTCATGCTGCTGGCACTCGGCGAGGTCGTTCCGGCGCTCGGGCTCAACTCGAAGATCGCCCTCATCTGCGTGTACCTCGGCGGAGCGCTCGGCGTGAACACGTTCCTCATGTACGGCTTCTTCAACACCGTGCCGATCGAGATCGACGAGTCGGCGAAGATCGACGGCGCGACCCATGCGCAGATCTTCTGGCGGCTCATCATGCCGCTCGTCACGCCCATCCTGGCGGTCGTCGCACTGCTGGCGTTCATCGCGGCGTTCGGCGACTACATCATCGCCAAGATCGTCCTCGTCTCGGAAGACAACTGGACGCTCGCCGTCGGGATGTACCAATGGGTGTCGAACCAGCTCGCCTCGAACTGGGGTCTGTTCGCGGCGGGCGCCGTGATCGCCGCGATCCCCGTCCTCGTCCTGTTCCTGTCGCTGCAGCGCTACATCGTCGGCGGCCTCACCGCGGGTTCGGTCAAAGGCTGA
- a CDS encoding ABC transporter permease subunit, giving the protein MTVDAPPTPTTAEKPPRESHARRWRGPGWGFLAKLALMALVNAFGVMALISAFRAESWVIFGAALALLLAADIVYFTKRALPLKYLLPGLVFLLVFQVFIFGYTAYIAFTNYGTGHAGTQEQAVEAALIQGERRVEGSPVYPLAVLERGDELGFAIVDDDGDVLVGTAEEPLTRVRDADVGSGGAPTEVPGWEVVPRAIVITDPGLQAQIASLRVPVSDDPNDGSIRTRDGSSGAVYESTLVWDAEAQTITDTTTGTVYTAADRGSFVAEDGRALPAGWYVNVGFDNFLRLFTDPALAQTLATVTVWTFAFATLSVLLPFALGLILAIIYNDARLKGRRFLRTLYILPYAFPAFMSALLFRGMFNAEFGVINDLFFFGANINWLGDPWLARAAVVWVNLWLTYPYYFLVCTGALQALPKDTLEAASIDGAGRTRQLRSIILPLVLVATAPLLISSFAFSFNNFTVIYMFNGGGPAIPGAPYALGATDILISAIYDISGVSGGAADYGLASALSILVFAVVGGISAIAFRQTRKLEEFQ; this is encoded by the coding sequence ATGACGGTGGACGCACCCCCTACGCCGACGACGGCCGAGAAGCCGCCTCGCGAGTCCCACGCCCGCCGCTGGCGAGGCCCCGGCTGGGGCTTCCTCGCGAAGCTCGCGCTCATGGCCCTCGTCAACGCCTTCGGCGTCATGGCTCTGATCAGCGCGTTCCGCGCCGAGTCGTGGGTGATCTTCGGCGCAGCGCTCGCGCTGCTGCTGGCCGCCGACATCGTCTACTTCACGAAGCGTGCACTGCCGCTGAAGTACCTGCTTCCCGGGCTGGTGTTCCTGCTCGTCTTCCAGGTGTTCATCTTCGGCTACACCGCCTACATCGCCTTCACGAACTACGGCACCGGTCACGCCGGGACTCAGGAACAGGCCGTGGAGGCCGCGCTCATCCAGGGCGAGCGCCGCGTCGAGGGCTCGCCCGTCTACCCCCTCGCGGTGCTCGAGCGCGGCGACGAGCTCGGCTTCGCGATCGTGGACGACGACGGCGACGTGCTGGTCGGCACGGCGGAGGAGCCCCTCACGCGGGTCCGCGACGCCGACGTCGGCAGCGGCGGCGCACCGACGGAGGTGCCGGGGTGGGAGGTCGTCCCGCGCGCGATCGTCATCACCGACCCTGGGCTGCAGGCGCAGATCGCAAGCCTGCGGGTGCCCGTGTCGGACGACCCCAACGACGGCTCCATCCGCACGCGCGACGGCTCGTCGGGTGCGGTCTACGAGTCGACGCTGGTGTGGGATGCCGAGGCGCAGACGATCACCGACACCACCACCGGGACGGTCTACACCGCCGCGGACCGCGGGTCGTTCGTCGCCGAGGACGGCAGGGCGCTGCCCGCGGGGTGGTACGTGAACGTCGGATTCGACAACTTCCTGCGGCTGTTCACCGACCCGGCCCTCGCGCAGACGCTGGCGACGGTGACGGTGTGGACCTTCGCGTTCGCGACGCTGTCGGTGCTGCTGCCGTTCGCACTCGGGCTGATCCTCGCGATCATCTACAACGACGCGCGTCTGAAGGGCCGCCGGTTCCTGCGGACCCTGTACATCCTCCCCTACGCGTTCCCGGCGTTCATGTCGGCGCTGCTGTTCCGCGGCATGTTCAACGCCGAGTTCGGGGTGATCAACGATCTGTTCTTCTTCGGCGCGAACATCAACTGGCTGGGCGACCCCTGGCTGGCCCGGGCGGCCGTGGTGTGGGTCAACCTGTGGCTCACCTACCCGTACTACTTCCTGGTGTGCACGGGCGCGCTGCAGGCGCTCCCGAAGGACACGCTCGAGGCGGCCTCGATCGACGGCGCCGGGCGGACGAGGCAGCTGCGCTCGATCATCCTGCCGCTGGTCCTGGTCGCGACCGCTCCCCTGCTGATCTCGTCCTTCGCGTTCAGCTTCAACAACTTCACGGTCATCTACATGTTCAACGGCGGCGGCCCCGCCATCCCGGGGGCGCCGTACGCGCTCGGGGCCACCGACATCCTGATCTCCGCCATCTACGACATCTCGGGCGTCTCCGGCGGCGCCGCCGACTACGGGCTGGCGAGCGCCCTGTCGATCCTGGTGTTCGCGGTGGTGGGTGGCATCTCGGCGATCGCGTTCCGGCAGACCCGCAAGCTCGAGGAGTTCCAGTGA